A single window of Diachasmimorpha longicaudata isolate KC_UGA_2023 chromosome 12, iyDiaLong2, whole genome shotgun sequence DNA harbors:
- the LOC135168209 gene encoding histone acetyltransferase KAT8-like, whose translation MADMEQRSKESLVVGQKEAMVKQEKRDNAFTNGGKGSGDDADSVEEMPLDIGEHYLVRRSDDSWHPAEIIQTRFNDGEGHYEYYVHYEGYNRRLDEWVPRDRIMSSRFDMSDTSWKTSENAPAGDLLADSSDRKITRNQKRRHDEINHIQKTYAEMDPTTAALEKEHEAITKVKYIDKIQIGRYEIDTWYFSPYPEEYGKQPKLWICEYCLKYMRLEKTYRYHMSECTHRQPVGKEIYRKGTLSIWEVDGREHKIYCQNLCLLAKLFLDHKTLYFDVEPFLFYILCEVDKHGAHLVGYFSKEKESPDGNNVACILTLPPFQRQGYGKLLIAFSYELSRIEQAVGSPEKPLSDLGKLSYRSYWSWILLEILRDFRGTLSIKDLSQMTSISQTDIISTLQSMNMVKYWKGQHVICVTPKLVEEHIKSSQYKRPRLAVDSTALRWGAPPRKNVKSGKKC comes from the exons ATGGCTGACATGGAGCAACGTAGTAAAGAGAGTTTAGTCGTCGGTCAAAAAGAAGCCATGGTGAAACAGGAAAAAAGGGATAATGCCTTCACCAATGGTGGCAAAGGATCTGGTGACGATGCTGACAGTGTTGAGGAGATGCCACTGGACATTGGGGAGCATTACCTGGTCAGAAGATCGGACGACTCCTGGC ACCCAGCAGAAATAATTCAAACTCGATTCAACGATGGAGAAGGTCACTACGAGTATTACGTTCACTACGAGGGTTACAACAGAAGACTCGACGAGTGGGTGCCAAGGGACAGAATCATGTCAAGTAGATTCGACATGTCTGATACGAGTTGGAAGACGAGTGAGAATGCCCCAGCTGGTGATCTCCTGGCGGACTCGTCGGACAGAAAAATCACGAGAAATCAAAAACGAAGACACGACGAGATTAACCACATTCAGAAG ACTTACGCGGAGATGGATCCAACGACAGCAGCTCTTGAGAAAGAGCATGAAGCCATTACAAAAGTCAAGTACATTGACAAAATTCAAATTG GGCGATACGAAATCGACACGTGGTACTTCAGCCCTTACCCCGAGGAGTACGGAAAACAGCCGAAATTGTGGATTTGTGAATATTGCCTCAAGTATATGAGACTGGAAAAGACTTATCGATATCACATG agcGAATGTACTCACAGACAACCAGTAGGAAAGGAAATATACAGAAAAGGTACATTAAGTATTTGGGAAGTGGACGGAAGGGAGCACAaaatttactgtcaaaatCTGTGTCTCTTGGCTAAATTATTTCTTGATCACAAAACCCTCTACTTCGATGTGgagccatttttattttacattctGTGTGAAGTCGATAAACACGGAGCTCATCTCGTTGGATACTTCTCAAAA GAAAAAGAGTCTCCAGATGGCAATAACGTTGCGTGCATCCTGACCCTACCACCCTTCCAACGTCAGGGGTATGGAAAATTACTCATTGCATTTAGCTATGAGTTGAGTCGAATTGAACAGGCAGTGGGAAGTCCGGAGAAACCACTCAGTGATTTGGGGAAACTGTCTTACAGgagctattggagctggattCTTTTGGAGATTTTGAGGGATTTCAGAGGGACACTCAGCATCAAAGACTTGAG ccAAATGACATCCATCTCACAGACCGACATAATCTCAACCCTTCAAAGTATGAACATGGTGAAATATTGGAAAGGACAGCACGTCATCTGCGTCACCCCAAAGCTAGTTGAAGAGCACATAAAAAGCAGTCAGTACAAAAGACCTCGTCTCGCAGTGGACAGTACAGCTCTCCGATGGGGCGCTCCACCTCGTAAAAACGTCAAATCGGGGAAGAAATGCTGA
- the LOC135168199 gene encoding serine/threonine-protein kinase Warts-like isoform X2, which yields MNPSAVSKSSTRGSGYHQKALAEIRNSLLPFANSGGTGEVGSSAASTISTLSTTSGVSSASGLSGLSGASGSLVDKPEQRQALSQLLAMGYPEEIGLRALKMAGWRLDAAIELLKQAQGESLNGLGKLNSKLIRKPSLERELSLQRGSPALDSGAGSSRSDSPRLTELSPHPQLSRQYSPNSFVEREPPPPPPPRCSSTPPPPPPPHAPYSQPNVPSNMQQMLKRMSPAPVVPSRAPPTTSTSTTTSGNPPQRGTSPVATATSTSNGRQPMIVQNGPQVQQQLSQQMQALSIYQSSNSSSSAQVEPPPPYPIVPSSSSGTVQPPSYSASMQNRQSPTQSQQDYRKSPSSGIYSGPTSAGSPSPITVSTGPTNTQGSMARPTPLQAWGARQAKTQPPIIMQSVKSTQVQKPVLQTAIAPTSPQPISSSNTPPPPPPSYASSIQQKQQQSQQSQVQASHQQQQSQQSQPQPQSSHPQVQQPQQSPQPPPPAYPPVNNNPNNQSLGVPVPTTEPPSYATTMQALAAQRSMHHPLPPPPYGTPTEDITTEGANAPRSSPVAHHPPLQRKYSPVESCQQHSDQSPPLPPTASSSVANRNSSNHPPSDSGAKGPYKIKHQSPIPERKHMSKEKEEERRDCKVRNYSPQAFKFFMEQHVENVLKSHKQRLYRRLQLETEMAKIGLSAEAQCQMRKMLSQKESNYIRLKRAKMDKTMFTKIKVIGVGAFGEVTLVRKLDTKNQFYAMKTLRKADVLNRNQVAHVKAERDILAEADNEWVVKLYYSFQDKDNLYFVMDYIPGGDLMSLLIKFMIFDEPLARFYIAELTCAVESVHKMGFIHRDIKPDNILIDRDGHIKLTDFGLCTGFRWTHNSKYYQQNGHNKQDSMDPADDWNNECRCIQLKPLERRRHREHQRCLAHSLVGTPNYIAPEVLLRTGYTQLCDWWSVGVILYEMLVGSPPFYANTPAETQYKVINWETTLHIPKQANLSPDSMDLILKLCTNADRRLGKNADEVKSHPFFSSIDFDKGLRRQVAPYIPRIQDSTDTSNFDPVDPDKLRNSEASDSDKSGELLDNGKPFHGFFEFTFRRFFDDGGGPAYPSRISLDDNDNQGPVYV from the exons ATGAATCCATCCGCTGTCAGCAAGTCAAGCACTCGCGGCTCTGGATATCATCAGAAGGCACTAGCTGAAATACGAAATTCTCTCCTACCCTTCGCTAACAGTGGTGGAACTGGAGAAGTTGGCTCGAGTGCAGCGAGTACAATATCAACTCTCTCGACAACCAGTGGTGTGAGTTCAGCATCTGGTCTGAGTGGTTTATCAGGTGCATCAGGATCTCTGGTTGATAAGCCCGAGCAGCGTCAAGCCCTGTCCCAGCTTCTGGCCATGGGTTACCCAGAGGAAATAGGGCTCAGAGCCCTGAAGATGGCAGGCTGGCGTTTGGACGCAGCAATAGAACTTCTAAAACAAGCGCAGGGCGAGTCCCTCAATGGCCTGGGTAAGCTAAACTCAAAGTTGATAAGAAAACCGAGTTTAGAACGTGAATTATCCCTTCAACGAGGCTCACCAGCACTGGACTCTGGCGCTGGTAGTTCGCGATCAGACAGTCCAAGACTCACTGAGCTCAGTCCCCATCCGCAGTTGAGTCGCCAGTACTCCCCCAACAGTTTTGTGGAGCGTGAGcctccaccaccacctccacccCGTTGCTCATCGActccaccaccacctccacccCCTCACGCCCCCTACAGCCAGCCCAATGTTCCCTCTAACATGCAGCAGATGCTCAAGAGAATGTCACCAGCGCCAGTGGTGCCAAGTAGAGCACCTCCAACCACTTCAACATCGACAACAACATCTGGTAATCCACCTCAGAGAGGCACAAGTCCAGTGGCAACTGCTACCAGCACCTCCAATGGCAGACAACCCATGATCGTTCAGAATGGGCCCCAGGTCCAGCAGCAGTTGTCACAGCAGATGCAGGCCCTGAGTATTTATCAATCGAGTAACAGTAGCTCAAGTGCCCAAGTGGAGCCACCACCACCTTACCCAATTGTTCCCTCGTCGTCTTCGGGAACTGTCCAGCCACCCTCGTACTCAGCATCAATGCAAAACCGTCAAAGTCCAACGCAATCGCAACAGGATTACAGGAAGAGTCCATCGTCTGGTATTTACTCTGGGCCCACGTCCGCTGGATCACCATCGCCGATTACGGTGTCCACTGGGCCGACAAACACTCAGGGCTCCATGGCAAGACCCACTCCTCTTCAAGCCTGGGGGGCTAGACAAGCCAAGACTCAGCCACCTATCATAATGCAGTCGGTTAAGAGCACACAGGTCCAGAAGCCTGTACTGCAAACAGCTATTGCACCGACATCACCTCAACCCATTTCAAGTAGTAATACTCCCCCGCCACCACCACCTTCTTATGCTTCGTCCATTCAGCAGAAGCAACAACAGTCACAGCAGTCACAG GTACAGGCGAGCCATCAGCAGCAGCAATCGCAACAGTCTCAGCCTCAGCCCCAGTCCTCGCACCCCCAGGTCCAGCAGCCTCAGCAATCCCCCCAGCCGCCACCGCCTGCCTACCCCCCAGTGAATAACAACCCCAACAATCAGAGCCTCGGGGTGCCAGTTCCCACGACAGAGCCCCCAAGTTACGCGACAACGATGCAAGCCCTTGCCGCCCAACGCAGCATGCAtcatcccctccccccaccgCCCTATGGCACCCCAACGGAGGACATCACCACCGAGGGTGCCAATGCCCCAAGATCATCACCAGTGGCCCACCATCCTCCACTCCAGAGGAAGTACTCACCAGTAGAAAGTTGTCAGCAACATTCAGATCAGTCCCCTCCACTGCCCCCAACGGCATCATCATCAGTTGCCAACAGAAATTCCAGTAATCATCCACCCTCCGACAGTGGTGCAAAAGGACCGTACAAAATAAAACATCAGTCTCCAATTCCGGAGAGAAAGCACATGAGTAaggagaaggaggaggagagaCGAGACTGCAAAGTCAGGAATTATTCCCCTCAagcattcaaatttttcatggaacAGCACGTGGAGAACGTCCTCAAGTCCCACAAGCAGCGGCTCTACAGAAGGCTCCAGTTAGAAACAGAAATGGCGAAAATTGGACTCAGTGCTGAGGCACAGTGCCAGATGAGGAAGATGCTGTCCCAGAAGGAGTCTAATTACATCAGACTCAAGAGGGCGAAAATGGACAAGACAATGTTCACCAAGATCAAGGTTATCGGTGTTGGAGCCTTTGGGGAAGTGACACTTGTGCGAAAACTCGACACGAAGAATCAATTTTATGCTATGAAGACACTCAGGAAAGCAGATGTCCTCAACAGAAATCAAGTGGCACATGTCAAAGCTGAAAGGGATATTCTGGCTGAGGCTGATAATGAATGGGTTGTCAAGCTTTATTACTCGTTTCAGGATAAGGATAATCTTTATTTTGTCATGGATTATATCCCTGGAGGTGATCTTATGTCGTTGCTCatcaaatttatgatttttgatGAACCACTTGCGAGGTTTTATATCGCTGAACTCACTTGTGCGGTGGAGAGTGTCCACAAAATGGGATTTATTCATAGGGATATTAAACCTGACAATATTCTTATTGATCGAGATGGACATATCAAACTCACGGATTTCGGCCTCTGCACGGGGTTCAGGTGGACACATAATTCCAAGTATTATCAGCAGAATG GCCACAATAAGCAAGATTCAATGGACCCAGCTGACGACTGGAACAACGAGTGTCGTTGCATTCAACTGAAACCCCTCGAGAGAAGAAGGCACAGAGAGCATCAGAGATGTCTTGCCCACTCCCTCGTTGGAACGCCGAATTACATCGCCCCGGAGGTCCTTCTGCGTACTGGATACACCCAGCTCTGTGACTGGTGGAGTGTCGGGGTGATACTGTATGAGATGCTCGTTGGATCGCCTCCATTTTATGCTAATACACCGGCAGAGACTCAATACAAG GTCATCAACTGGGAGACGACTCTCCACATCCCGAAGCAAGCAAACCTCTCTCCAGACAGCATGGACCTAATCCTGAAGTTGTGCACAAATGCTGACAGGCGACTGGGAAAAAATGCTGACGAAGTGAAGAGCCATCCCTTCTTCAGCAGCATAGACTTTGACAAGGGTCTGCGTAGACAAGTTGCTCCTTACATACCTCGTATCCAGGACTCCACAGATACCAGCAATTTTGATCCAGTGGATCCTGACAAATTGAGAAATTCCGAGGCCTCTGATTCCGATAAATCCGGTGAATTGCTCGATAATGGAAAGCCCTTTCACGGTTTCTTTGAATTCACGTTCAGACGATTTTTCGATGATGGGGGAGGCCCAGCGTATCCTAGTCGAATTAGTCTTGACGATAATGACAATCAGGGACCGGTCTATGTATGA
- the LOC135167987 gene encoding uncharacterized protein LOC135167987: MDRFGVTALLVIACLWLGVVGQYEWQTRDAFDEIKLKMDKVSGDNCEIQHLGDLFLPEGAVSHLPDVKDININPVFPNRTALLHLQNMALSRSFFWSYILQSRFIRPAINDTYDPGMMYYFLSSVADVSANHYINASATYFSPNMSYTPSYRGYFNKTLLRFAPRTFRSDDFNDPVHFERISTRNSFTVRDLGAFPSHSPSLDYTSDSYRINKWYSAWLPDNPQSRHDTKTTYQIEIRYANNTNETFTFHGPRGADEDPGPIRWTTPYFDCGRSNRWLVAAVVPIVDIYPRHTGFRHIEYPRYTAATVMEMDFERIDINQCPKGKGNNGPNKFAGTARCKTDTTECEPLHGWGYRRGGYQCRCKPGFRLPSVVRRPYLGEIVERATAEEYYNGFDCTKIGWVHKMPVQWEKAEPHVKEKYLEQYYEYKNASSGPDALQREKTNIEEALKFILGVNEKTCSNFTKQQLNLHGDIGYGAEEFFENEARMAVRLANFISAFLQISDPQEVYSGTRLADKPLTEDQMIGETLALLMGDTKIWSAGTYWDRNKFTNRTFFAPYAYKRELNSRKFKVEDLARLNSTEQVYTNQPWFKALQQRWATNFDDLEKYFMKIHIRYNETGDHSMKYEHFPNFYRAANLDHGHWTTPYFDCNGKVNKWVITYASPFFGWDSIKAKLEFKGVVAVTMNLLQLDINQCDDQFWVPNAFKGTHKCDRKTSYCVPLLGKGFESGGYKCECKQGFEYPFEDLITYYDGQLVESEFSNIVNDQETRYDMFKCRLAGAASVGSSIVLIISVLVFFYHFYRR; the protein is encoded by the exons ATGGATCGTTTTGGAGTCACAGCACTCCTGGTGATAGCCTGCCTGTGGCTGGGCGTTGTCGGTCAATATGAGTGGCAGACGAGAGATGCTTtcgatgaaattaaattgaaaatggacAAAGTGTCAGGTGATAACTGTGAAATTCAGCACCTGGGGGATCTGTTCCTCCCCGAGGGGGCAGTGTCCCACCTCCCGGACGTCAAAGACATCAACATAAATCCTGTATTTCCAAATAGGACAGCCCTTCTTCATCTTCAGAATATGGCCCTGAGCAGATCATTTTTCTGGAGTTATATACTCCAGTCGAGATTCATAAGGCCAGCGATTAATGACACTTATGATCCTGGAATGATGTACTATTTTCTGTCATCGGTGGCTGATGTCTCCGCCAATCACTACATCAACGCATCTGCCACGTATTTCTCACCGAATATGTCGTATACACCCAGTTATCGAGGGTATTTTAACAAAACTTTACTCAGATTTGCACCGAGGACTTTTAGGTCTGATGACTTCAATGATCCTGTGCATTTTGAGAGGATATCCACGAGGAATTCTTTTACTGTGAGGGACTTGGGGGCCTTTCCCTCGCACAGTCCTAGTCTTGATTATACTTCTGACAGTTACAGAATTAACAAATG GTACAGTGCATGGTTACCTGACAATCCCCAGAGTCGTCACGACACGAAGACGACGTACCAGATAGAAATTCGTTACGCGAACAACACGAACGAGACCTTCACATTTCACGGACCACGag GTGCTGACGAGGACCCAGGACCGATAAGATGGACAACCCCCTACTTCGATTGTGGTCGGTCAAACCGTTGGTTGGTGGCTGCAGTGGTACCAATTGTTGATATTTACCCTCGTCACACCGGTTTCCGTCACATTGAGTATCCaag ATACACTGCTGCGACTGTCATGGAAATGGATTTCGAGAGGATTGATATCAATCAGTGTCCGAAGGGAAAGGGAAATAATGGACCAAATAAGTTCGCTGGGACTGCAAGATGTAAAACAGATACAACTGAG TGTGAACCTCTGCATGGTTGGGGCTATCGACGAGGTGGCTACCAGTGCAGATGCAAGCCTGGCTTTAGGCTTCCTTCCGTCGTTAGAAGACCATATCTGGGGGAAATCGTCGAGAGAGCGACAGCAGAGGAATATTACAACGGATTCGATTGCACAAAAATAGGAT GGGTCCACAAAATGCCGGTGCAATGGGAAAAAGCCGAGCCCCacgtgaaagaaaaataccTGGAGCAGTACTACGAGTACAAAAACGCTTCATCGGGGCCTGACGCCCTCCAACGCGAGAAAACCAACATCGAGGAAGCCCTGAAATTTATTCTAGGTGTCAACGAGAAGACCTGCAGCAATTTCACAAAACAACAGCTGAATCTTCATGGAGACATTGGCTACGGTGCTGAAGAGTTCTTTGAGAACGAAGCTAGAATGGCCGTGCGTCTCGCCAACTTTATCAGTGCCTTCCTGCAGATATCCGATCCTCAGGAGGTGTATTCAGGGACCAGACTGGCGGACAAACCCCTCACCGAGGATCAGATGATCGGCGAAACCCTGGCGCTTCTCATGGGAGACACGAAAATATGGTCTGCTGGGACTTACTGGGATCGCAATAAATTCACTAACAGAACTTTCTTCGCTCCTTACGCTtataaaagggaattgaaCTCTAGGAAATTCAAGGTCGAGGACTTGGCACGTCTGAATAGCACAG agcAAGTCTACACCAACCAGCCTTGGTTCAAGGCCCTCCAGCAGAGGTGGGCAACGAATTTCGACGAtttagagaaatattttatgaaaattcatattcGTTACAACGAAACTGGCGACCACAGCATGAAATACGAGCATTTTCCGAATTTCTACAG GGCGGCAAACCTGGATCACGGCCACTGGACAACTCCTTATTTCGATTGTAACGGCAAAGTGAATAAATGGGTAATTACCTATGCATCTCCATTTTTTGGCTGGGACAGCATCAAGGCTAAACTGGAATTCAA GGGTGTCGTTGCTGTTACCATGAACTTGCTTCAGCTGGACATTAACCAGTGCGACGATCAATTTTGGGTGCCAAATGCGTTCAAGGGCACCCACAAATGCGACCGAAAAACATCATAT tgCGTTCCACTGCTAGGAAAGGGCTTCGAATCCGGTGGCTACAAATGCGAGTGCAAACAGGGCTTCGAGTATCCATTCGAGGACCTGATAACTTATTATGATGGCCAGCTAGTGGAGAGCGAATTCTCGAATATTGTTAATGACCAGGAGACCAGATATGATATGTTCAAATGCCGGTTAGCTGGTGCTGCCTCGGTTGGCTCCAGTATCGTCCTAATAATATCGGTTCTAGTATTTTTCTACCATTTCTATCGCCGATAG
- the LOC135168224 gene encoding mitochondrial pyruvate carrier 1-like, whose product MNRVMKALSSKETRDYFMSTHFWGPVANWGIPIAAIADINRDPNFISGKMTVALCLYSAMFMRFSLRVQPRNLLLFACHFTNEGAQLTQLYRFINFHYLGGKKNEEKE is encoded by the exons atgaaTCGAGTAATGAAAGCTCTCTCGAGCAAAGAGACTCGAGATTATTTCATGAG caCACATTTCTGGGGTCCAGTGGCTAATTGGGGGATTCCGATAGCTGCTATCGCCGATATTAATCGAGATCCCAATTTTATCAGTGGAAAAATGACTGTTG cacTTTGTTTATATTCCGCCATGTTCATGCGATTCTCCTTGAGGGTTCAGCCCAGGAATCTTTTGCTCTTCGCCTGCCACTTCACCAATGAGGGAGCACAGCTGACACAGCTGTAcagatttatcaattttcattacttGGGGGGAAAGAAGAACGAGGAGAAAGAGTGA
- the LOC135168199 gene encoding serine/threonine-protein kinase Warts-like isoform X1 produces the protein MNPSAVSKSSTRGSGYHQKALAEIRNSLLPFANSGGTGEVGSSAASTISTLSTTSGVSSASGLSGLSGASGSLVDKPEQRQALSQLLAMGYPEEIGLRALKMAGWRLDAAIELLKQAQGESLNGLGKLNSKLIRKPSLERELSLQRGSPALDSGAGSSRSDSPRLTELSPHPQLSRQYSPNSFVEREPPPPPPPRCSSTPPPPPPPHAPYSQPNVPSNMQQMLKRMSPAPVVPSRAPPTTSTSTTTSGNPPQRGTSPVATATSTSNGRQPMIVQNGPQVQQQLSQQMQALSIYQSSNSSSSAQVEPPPPYPIVPSSSSGTVQPPSYSASMQNRQSPTQSQQDYRKSPSSGIYSGPTSAGSPSPITVSTGPTNTQGSMARPTPLQAWGARQAKTQPPIIMQSVKSTQVQKPVLQTAIAPTSPQPISSSNTPPPPPPSYASSIQQKQQQSQQSQVCGVQASHQQQQSQQSQPQPQSSHPQVQQPQQSPQPPPPAYPPVNNNPNNQSLGVPVPTTEPPSYATTMQALAAQRSMHHPLPPPPYGTPTEDITTEGANAPRSSPVAHHPPLQRKYSPVESCQQHSDQSPPLPPTASSSVANRNSSNHPPSDSGAKGPYKIKHQSPIPERKHMSKEKEEERRDCKVRNYSPQAFKFFMEQHVENVLKSHKQRLYRRLQLETEMAKIGLSAEAQCQMRKMLSQKESNYIRLKRAKMDKTMFTKIKVIGVGAFGEVTLVRKLDTKNQFYAMKTLRKADVLNRNQVAHVKAERDILAEADNEWVVKLYYSFQDKDNLYFVMDYIPGGDLMSLLIKFMIFDEPLARFYIAELTCAVESVHKMGFIHRDIKPDNILIDRDGHIKLTDFGLCTGFRWTHNSKYYQQNGHNKQDSMDPADDWNNECRCIQLKPLERRRHREHQRCLAHSLVGTPNYIAPEVLLRTGYTQLCDWWSVGVILYEMLVGSPPFYANTPAETQYKVINWETTLHIPKQANLSPDSMDLILKLCTNADRRLGKNADEVKSHPFFSSIDFDKGLRRQVAPYIPRIQDSTDTSNFDPVDPDKLRNSEASDSDKSGELLDNGKPFHGFFEFTFRRFFDDGGGPAYPSRISLDDNDNQGPVYV, from the exons ATGAATCCATCCGCTGTCAGCAAGTCAAGCACTCGCGGCTCTGGATATCATCAGAAGGCACTAGCTGAAATACGAAATTCTCTCCTACCCTTCGCTAACAGTGGTGGAACTGGAGAAGTTGGCTCGAGTGCAGCGAGTACAATATCAACTCTCTCGACAACCAGTGGTGTGAGTTCAGCATCTGGTCTGAGTGGTTTATCAGGTGCATCAGGATCTCTGGTTGATAAGCCCGAGCAGCGTCAAGCCCTGTCCCAGCTTCTGGCCATGGGTTACCCAGAGGAAATAGGGCTCAGAGCCCTGAAGATGGCAGGCTGGCGTTTGGACGCAGCAATAGAACTTCTAAAACAAGCGCAGGGCGAGTCCCTCAATGGCCTGGGTAAGCTAAACTCAAAGTTGATAAGAAAACCGAGTTTAGAACGTGAATTATCCCTTCAACGAGGCTCACCAGCACTGGACTCTGGCGCTGGTAGTTCGCGATCAGACAGTCCAAGACTCACTGAGCTCAGTCCCCATCCGCAGTTGAGTCGCCAGTACTCCCCCAACAGTTTTGTGGAGCGTGAGcctccaccaccacctccacccCGTTGCTCATCGActccaccaccacctccacccCCTCACGCCCCCTACAGCCAGCCCAATGTTCCCTCTAACATGCAGCAGATGCTCAAGAGAATGTCACCAGCGCCAGTGGTGCCAAGTAGAGCACCTCCAACCACTTCAACATCGACAACAACATCTGGTAATCCACCTCAGAGAGGCACAAGTCCAGTGGCAACTGCTACCAGCACCTCCAATGGCAGACAACCCATGATCGTTCAGAATGGGCCCCAGGTCCAGCAGCAGTTGTCACAGCAGATGCAGGCCCTGAGTATTTATCAATCGAGTAACAGTAGCTCAAGTGCCCAAGTGGAGCCACCACCACCTTACCCAATTGTTCCCTCGTCGTCTTCGGGAACTGTCCAGCCACCCTCGTACTCAGCATCAATGCAAAACCGTCAAAGTCCAACGCAATCGCAACAGGATTACAGGAAGAGTCCATCGTCTGGTATTTACTCTGGGCCCACGTCCGCTGGATCACCATCGCCGATTACGGTGTCCACTGGGCCGACAAACACTCAGGGCTCCATGGCAAGACCCACTCCTCTTCAAGCCTGGGGGGCTAGACAAGCCAAGACTCAGCCACCTATCATAATGCAGTCGGTTAAGAGCACACAGGTCCAGAAGCCTGTACTGCAAACAGCTATTGCACCGACATCACCTCAACCCATTTCAAGTAGTAATACTCCCCCGCCACCACCACCTTCTTATGCTTCGTCCATTCAGCAGAAGCAACAACAGTCACAGCAGTCACAGGTGTGTGGG GTACAGGCGAGCCATCAGCAGCAGCAATCGCAACAGTCTCAGCCTCAGCCCCAGTCCTCGCACCCCCAGGTCCAGCAGCCTCAGCAATCCCCCCAGCCGCCACCGCCTGCCTACCCCCCAGTGAATAACAACCCCAACAATCAGAGCCTCGGGGTGCCAGTTCCCACGACAGAGCCCCCAAGTTACGCGACAACGATGCAAGCCCTTGCCGCCCAACGCAGCATGCAtcatcccctccccccaccgCCCTATGGCACCCCAACGGAGGACATCACCACCGAGGGTGCCAATGCCCCAAGATCATCACCAGTGGCCCACCATCCTCCACTCCAGAGGAAGTACTCACCAGTAGAAAGTTGTCAGCAACATTCAGATCAGTCCCCTCCACTGCCCCCAACGGCATCATCATCAGTTGCCAACAGAAATTCCAGTAATCATCCACCCTCCGACAGTGGTGCAAAAGGACCGTACAAAATAAAACATCAGTCTCCAATTCCGGAGAGAAAGCACATGAGTAaggagaaggaggaggagagaCGAGACTGCAAAGTCAGGAATTATTCCCCTCAagcattcaaatttttcatggaacAGCACGTGGAGAACGTCCTCAAGTCCCACAAGCAGCGGCTCTACAGAAGGCTCCAGTTAGAAACAGAAATGGCGAAAATTGGACTCAGTGCTGAGGCACAGTGCCAGATGAGGAAGATGCTGTCCCAGAAGGAGTCTAATTACATCAGACTCAAGAGGGCGAAAATGGACAAGACAATGTTCACCAAGATCAAGGTTATCGGTGTTGGAGCCTTTGGGGAAGTGACACTTGTGCGAAAACTCGACACGAAGAATCAATTTTATGCTATGAAGACACTCAGGAAAGCAGATGTCCTCAACAGAAATCAAGTGGCACATGTCAAAGCTGAAAGGGATATTCTGGCTGAGGCTGATAATGAATGGGTTGTCAAGCTTTATTACTCGTTTCAGGATAAGGATAATCTTTATTTTGTCATGGATTATATCCCTGGAGGTGATCTTATGTCGTTGCTCatcaaatttatgatttttgatGAACCACTTGCGAGGTTTTATATCGCTGAACTCACTTGTGCGGTGGAGAGTGTCCACAAAATGGGATTTATTCATAGGGATATTAAACCTGACAATATTCTTATTGATCGAGATGGACATATCAAACTCACGGATTTCGGCCTCTGCACGGGGTTCAGGTGGACACATAATTCCAAGTATTATCAGCAGAATG GCCACAATAAGCAAGATTCAATGGACCCAGCTGACGACTGGAACAACGAGTGTCGTTGCATTCAACTGAAACCCCTCGAGAGAAGAAGGCACAGAGAGCATCAGAGATGTCTTGCCCACTCCCTCGTTGGAACGCCGAATTACATCGCCCCGGAGGTCCTTCTGCGTACTGGATACACCCAGCTCTGTGACTGGTGGAGTGTCGGGGTGATACTGTATGAGATGCTCGTTGGATCGCCTCCATTTTATGCTAATACACCGGCAGAGACTCAATACAAG GTCATCAACTGGGAGACGACTCTCCACATCCCGAAGCAAGCAAACCTCTCTCCAGACAGCATGGACCTAATCCTGAAGTTGTGCACAAATGCTGACAGGCGACTGGGAAAAAATGCTGACGAAGTGAAGAGCCATCCCTTCTTCAGCAGCATAGACTTTGACAAGGGTCTGCGTAGACAAGTTGCTCCTTACATACCTCGTATCCAGGACTCCACAGATACCAGCAATTTTGATCCAGTGGATCCTGACAAATTGAGAAATTCCGAGGCCTCTGATTCCGATAAATCCGGTGAATTGCTCGATAATGGAAAGCCCTTTCACGGTTTCTTTGAATTCACGTTCAGACGATTTTTCGATGATGGGGGAGGCCCAGCGTATCCTAGTCGAATTAGTCTTGACGATAATGACAATCAGGGACCGGTCTATGTATGA